Genomic DNA from Asterias amurensis chromosome 2, ASM3211899v1:
tgaaacacgcttgccgtaagcacaacatttcgtgcttccgtaagcgccgattctgtgcttacacacggtaagcagagccatgaaattgggcccttgtcatgagccgagccgagccaatgtaaatgttatgttagtcaggagcgactggacgcgcTAGAAGTCGAACGACTGTTTCAATCGTTCGGAACGACTAAAGCGCCTTGATTTAAGACGTCGATCTTTTCATGAGCCGAAACAATGAAAATGTTACGTAAAGTTCGCCTGTCTAAACAAAATTTTATTTGAGTCGACCGAGAGTCGCTCCtgatctatttggttcggcgcgactccgAAGCACCTGTCTGAACCGGGTGTAAAGCAACCTTGAGTAATGGCGTCCACTGACCAATAACTGTGGTTTCCATGAGTCGGAAGATGTCATTGCAATGGTCTGAATGGCAAAAACCGTACTCCCCCGAATGAGGCTGAAACTCTCCACTCCGACAGACACTGGAATGGAAGACACATCTGAAGAACATCACTCGCACTGCTGGTCAGCGTACTTCAATGCTGCGCAGATTGGGTCCAGTCTTCGATAAGGCTGGTCTTGTTACCATCTACAAGACGTAAATCAGAAGCAAGATGGAGTACGCACCTCTAGCCTGGATGGGAGCTAGCACAGTCCACCTTTCGGCTCTTGATAAAATCCAAAGGAGAGCATGTCGCCTGATAGGATTAGGCCCGGAAGAGCAACTGAGGCATAATCTTAGCAGTTTATCCCATCGAAGAAATGTTGCAGCAGCCTCCTGTTTATATAGGATGCAGTGCCCCACCTTGCTGAAATCGCTAGTCCCACCTGTAAGGCAACCTGCAGCTCGACTGACCAGGCAATCTTTGCTACTCAACAGATATGCTCTACACTCCCCGGTCCCTCAGGGTATGACTGCAGCAAGAACTCTTAGAAGTTTTGACAGGGCTTTTCTTCCTGCAGCTGTGAAGATCTGGAACAGCCTACCATCATCGGTTATCTCAGACATTACTACCCAGGGCATGCAGTCATTCAAATGTAGAGTAAATAAATACTTTAAGTAACGTCCTGTTTTACGGCAATTATGATTGCCGGTGATGCTAGTTGTTGTGTCTCTCATCACTTTCTAGTGAGTGAGGCATAGTCCAAAAACCATTATctcctttcttttcttcttgttttttttttatcgtggaATGGTCTGTTGAAACAAGCTCTTAGCTATCCCTTTGGTATATTATGCTTGTCTTTTCAGGGGCACTCCTTCAAAAAAACCCACactaattgttaaaaaaaaaaatcttaaaaaggtatttacgtttggtaatcgtcaatgacaacaaaaacacgtgataagaagcctacagcagctttcgatagtataaggCATACTAAGAATAATGTTACTTGATTTTTGAGGTTGatcaaagaattgactagagtgggattcgaaccaacgacctccggattaacgtgccggcgctctaccaactgagctatctagccctatattggaggtgtccctattttgtcaatatctttgttcgggggtgccagtcagaagccatacaaccgttaactgccgtgtagccagg
This window encodes:
- the LOC139934117 gene encoding uncharacterized protein → MEYAPLAWMGASTVHLSALDKIQRRACRLIGLGPEEQLRHNLSSLSHRRNVAAASCLYRMQCPTLLKSLVPPVRQPAARLTRQSLLLNRYALHSPVPQGMTAARTLRSFDRAFLPAAVKIWNSLPSSVISDITTQGMQSFKCRVNKYFK